In a genomic window of Cytobacillus sp. FSL H8-0458:
- a CDS encoding MarR family winged helix-turn-helix transcriptional regulator, with product MLLYRPFENRLNHALSKHHLYRAQWSIMYYLNNDGSVTLVELSHYLGVEKPTVTRTIAKLGEMGYLETVPTKDKREKKMQLTVVGRKVYQEVRATIDEFEQNILKGISEEEQLEGIRLMSLIRKNLMQGEL from the coding sequence GTGCTATTATATCGCCCATTTGAGAATAGGCTGAACCATGCGTTAAGCAAGCATCATTTATACAGGGCCCAATGGTCCATCATGTATTACTTGAATAATGATGGTTCCGTTACATTGGTGGAGCTTTCCCATTACCTTGGCGTTGAAAAACCAACGGTCACAAGGACGATTGCAAAATTGGGGGAAATGGGCTATTTAGAAACGGTGCCGACTAAAGACAAAAGGGAAAAAAAAATGCAGCTGACTGTTGTCGGCAGGAAGGTTTATCAGGAAGTACGCGCCACAATCGATGAATTCGAACAGAATATTTTAAAAGGAATTTCAGAGGAGGAACAGCTGGAAGGAATTCGTCTGATGAGCCTAATCCGCAAAAATTTAATGCAGGGAGAGTTATAA
- a CDS encoding GTP pyrophosphokinase → MATNTPEQITLRELRTDLVRFMMSYKFALEEINTKLKILKEEFQYVHDYNPIEHVKSRVKSPESIFKKLQRKKLDISLESIKQNIRDIAGVRITCSFVSDIYKIKAMLESQKDITVLECKDYIQHPKPNGYQSLHLIVQIPIFMSDREELVPVEIQIRTIAMDFWASLEHKIYYKYNKEIPQRILIELKEAADTASRLDRTMENLHDEMIALKQLDEDEAMIFSPESLQVLLGYKGIKT, encoded by the coding sequence ATGGCCACAAATACGCCTGAGCAAATTACACTGAGGGAACTAAGGACAGATCTAGTGCGTTTTATGATGTCCTACAAGTTCGCATTGGAAGAAATAAACACGAAATTAAAGATCCTGAAAGAAGAATTTCAGTATGTGCATGACTATAATCCGATTGAGCATGTAAAATCACGAGTTAAATCTCCAGAAAGTATATTTAAAAAGCTGCAAAGAAAAAAATTGGATATTTCCTTAGAATCCATTAAGCAAAATATCAGGGATATTGCGGGCGTCCGCATTACATGTTCCTTTGTATCCGATATCTATAAAATCAAAGCCATGCTTGAAAGCCAGAAAGATATAACCGTGCTCGAATGCAAGGATTATATTCAGCATCCAAAGCCAAATGGCTACCAAAGCCTTCATCTGATTGTCCAGATCCCCATTTTTATGTCTGACAGGGAAGAGCTGGTTCCTGTGGAGATTCAAATTCGGACGATTGCGATGGACTTCTGGGCGAGCCTCGAGCACAAGATTTACTACAAGTACAATAAAGAAATTCCGCAAAGAATATTGATAGAACTGAAAGAGGCAGCTGACACAGCTTCCCGCCTCGATCGGACAATGGAGAATCTCCATGATGAAATGATTGCTTTAAAACAGCTGGATGAAGATGAAGCCATGATTTTTTCGCCCGAAAGCCTGCAAGTTCTGCTGGGCTATAAAGGGATTAAAACTTAA
- a CDS encoding DUF5392 family protein produces the protein MQVWTDMPNFVKRELEQLEEIVSPIMKKASRYIFWSTPLIILSLLNLMTLFFTVQDEKTSPVTILIYAIIGALGFALSKEGKHQQLEIQKLSLQYMKERISKSQWASDPIKTKYQALINENPRKAVPYFIQFLKEEKRDWQ, from the coding sequence ATGCAAGTGTGGACAGATATGCCGAATTTCGTAAAAAGAGAGCTGGAGCAGCTTGAAGAAATAGTATCTCCCATCATGAAAAAAGCTTCCAGATATATTTTTTGGTCTACACCCTTGATTATTCTGTCACTACTCAATCTCATGACCTTGTTTTTCACCGTTCAGGATGAGAAAACATCGCCGGTAACCATTCTGATTTACGCTATTATTGGTGCGCTCGGTTTCGCACTTTCTAAAGAAGGAAAGCATCAGCAGCTGGAAATTCAAAAATTGAGCTTACAGTACATGAAAGAAAGGATTTCTAAGAGCCAATGGGCTTCTGACCCTATTAAAACGAAATATCAAGCATTGATCAATGAGAACCCCAGAAAGGCTGTCCCTTATTTTATCCAATTCTTAAAGGAGGAAAAAAGGGACTGGCAATAA